Below is a window of Pochonia chlamydosporia 170 chromosome 7, whole genome shotgun sequence DNA.
TTGAAAGAAATATTTTGAACATGCATCCAATTATTCAGCCCAAGGTCCTTCACGAATGGGTGCGGCACTTTCTGGATACCTTGCCGCCTATGTCAACGCACTCGAAACCCCACAAACTACCCAAGGGAGCTTCTTCCTTTGCCGTAGGTGGAATGGCTACAAATATGGTGACGGAGACTACCGGTTCAAAGCGCAAAAGGTCACCGGGACCAGATGGAATGGAGGTCCCATCGACGCCTGGAGGGGGGAGGTCGGGACGACCAGAAAGATCTATACACAATGCTCTAATACTCACAATACTGGCCCTGGGGAAAATTTGTCTGCACAGAGACCGAGTCTACGATGCGGTTCACCACCTCGAGCCTTTACCTCACGGTAGTCCCATGGCCAAAAATGGAATTCCGCCTTCTCCGAGCCAGGGTTCACCGCCAAGCACGTCCTCTCACTCCTACTCCTCAGGCGGACCGGCGGCATcaccaaaagaaacagaGCGAGGGTTTCAGAGTAGACGGTCATCAATTCACGGAGGAAGCGCTGGAATCAACAGATCCGGATTGGGGCTGAAGAAGAATTATCAGGCAATCCCTGGGCTAGAAtactttgcctttgccacaGATATTCTCGGGAACCATGCCGGCGCCTATAAAAATATGAAGAACATCTATGCTCTGATATTCGCCGGGCTTTACCATGGGCAGCTTGCTCGACCAATGGAGAGCTTCGCGTTTATTCACCAAGCTAGCCACAAATTGCAGGTCATTATGAGACCGTGAGTTCGACCGTGGATCTCCATCGTGAATATTATTTTGGTTTTCATACTAATTCATATATAGGAGCTTGGATAAGCTTCGCCGTATCAAGACGGAGGAAATGGTAATGATACGAGACGCCAAATATAACCAGCTAGCCTTGACGTTTTGGTcctgtctgcagctcgaaaGCGATCTTATTGCAGAACTTCAGCTTCCACCCTCTGGGTTACTCACATACGAAGAAAACATGCCGCATCCAAACATGAGCCTGCTGGAAGGGTTTGATCAGAGAGTCCTCGATAGCTATTTGGCACAGCTTTATCTTCGAAAGCATCTTAATAGCATCCACCGCATGTTTTACGCCCccgacaagaacaagaacaaggacgaTTCAGAACCAAAAGAGTTCGACCCCAAGTTCAATAACGTTGGATTGGTTGCAGATGCCGTGTCAAGCATGGAGTGGGTTGCACAAAGTTTTGCCTTCAAGGAGGATGATCCTCCAGCAGAAGAAATTCTCGCTGCACGACTGCGAGCCAAATATTGGGGCGCACAAGTAATTACTTACCGCCCGTTTATCCGACAAATCCTGATTTGGTCGGACAAGATGCAgaaccatccatccagcccGCACATGCATCCAGTGTCCGAGTTTCGACAAGGCATTTTGGCACCTGTCATCGATCCATCTGCGAAGTCTCGGCAGGATATCCAGCCGATGGTGATTGAATATGCGAAACGAGGCATCAAGGCCTTGATTGAGAGCACTAGAGCGTTCCACAGTCTGGGATCGGAACGGCCAATCATTACAAATGTTTTTGGAACAGCCCATGCGTAAGTTGACTATTTTTGCATatcagatgatgagattgaaaATGATGAAGTTACGTACTAACAGATGGCCATACAGTCAATGGGGAAATCTCTTGGTCTTGTCCGCATGTTTCAAAGATGAGGTGCTCTCATCAGAGATTGACGCCGGCCTTCTCATGACACTTTTCACCAGAACCATTCAGTTCCTGCGACAGTCAAGTACGGCAACAGGGTCTCTGAGAACCGACATGCATATATTGGAAGGGATCCAGCGAGATTTATTCACCTCAGGTGGCGATGCGAAAATGTCGAGGAGTTTCTCGAGCAGCGCAAGTTTACCAACACCGAAACTTCCAATGGCTGCTCCCCCACCGATACCGAATCCTAATTGATCCGCCACTGGCGAATATATTCTGCTTGGTTTATTAGCGAGATTTAAATACTTCGCTGAGCTGCCGCTACGCCTCGCCTCCCCTCGTTTTTGCCGTATTATCTAAATACAAAGAAAAAGGCTTGGTCGGTCGTTCTTGTCGGTAATTTGGCAAAGTACATGTTGCATGCTCGGTCAGATGGGCGGCCATGTGGCAGTCTATGTTAGTTTCCTTGGTGTCTTGTCGATCGTCTCTTATCGGAACATTGGGACTTGGTCTCATTTTATACTTTGGGCGGCGCATTGCAGAACGGAACAGCTTCTACAAATCGAGGTGCGAACTTGATGGCTCGAAAGGCAACATGCAAGATAAAAAAAGATGGTGGGCATGTTTGAGCAATACTGGCAAGCATGCAAATGCTTATGGATCACTGGTTGGAGCCAAGGAAGGACTTGCTGcgttcttttctttgttcttaTATTTTTGTCTGGGTTGGACTCGATTTACATGCTATATACAACTTGCATCATGGCCCATATTTTTGATCATGGGCGTGCATTTCTGGCGAAGGTTCGGCTCGGATTACACTTTACTTGAAccggttttttttttctctctcccTTTCGCCcccttttttctttttgttatCAAGTCCAGCCTATTTTACTTGTCTATTTAATGATTTGTTTGCAATATGCTTGCCATTTGCTGTCATGGCAGGAATACCTTGTGTATACCCCAGGCTGGACGTGGAGGAGATACCAAGACGGCGACCGGCATCCGAGACGGAGCGGGTCAGACAGAGGATAGGCGTATGGAGGATTATCACAGTTTGGCAGAGATTGGGGGTGAGTGAGGCTTGGGTGATGATTGGTCACCGTCGAAAGATAGATACTCTAGGATATTAGTTTGGACGTGTGCGAGTTGCAGGCGACAAGCAATGAAGACCAGGTTCGTTCAACcagtactctgtactccgtattctGTCCGGCGTTGGACGTCTGTGACTGTGATTTCATCATTTCAGGTACAAAGTACAGTATAACACAGCATATTGAGCAGGCGAGATTGATGAATGTGGGCTAGCAAAGAGCCACGCCAAGCCACGCCACGGATTTCACGCATTCGAGTCGATTCAATTCctggaagatgaaggaggggTATTGGATGCAAAAcacgtacggagtacaggcAGGGAGGGAATCAGCATGGCAGTCAGACAGAAGGGTACACAATGCCACACAGAGCATCATCCAAGGCGTCCAGGTACCACCGAGGTGTCTCTCCGCCTTTTGTACCACGACAGGTGAGGGCATAGCCACGCAGAGTTCTCGAGATAGGAACGAGGTACGGAATATTGATAAAAGAAGACAACTGAGTGGTGGGGGGTGggtgaatggatggatggatggatggatggatggatgggtgcCTCAACCGAGCAGCGAGCCGACCCGAGTAAACCCCAGGAAACCCCAAACGCAGATACggggagggggagggaggCGGAGGGGAGATCTATTTCATTTCCAGTGTGTCGGGTCTGTCAGGCGCGATTGGGTAGTATTTTTGATGCCGGAAAATTGGTACGGAGGATTGGGGCGGGCGGGCTGGGAGGTGCGGGCGTGGGAGGGCAGGGATAGTGACGGATGGCGCGGATGGCTTTTGGGGTTTAATATGGTTGTGATagtggttgtggttggcgttTGGGCTTGGAATATGGCTGTGAATAGATGTTTTG
It encodes the following:
- a CDS encoding C6 finger domain-containing protein (similar to Cordyceps militaris CM01 XP_006666135.1), whose product is MDPGPNGKRPRLGSWSTSSPTPTSLPHPHSSTTPRTAPPPPPPPPPVSHSHHHPGSASYQQQYPPRANDLGSGPPAPVVIHGHAQPQHPDLDRRHLDQETLAPMQDHFRQPGPPPQPQGHHHPNQPPSPAHPSPYLQYPPRDSVIKRESGDDPRRSNSAGGHAPDSLPHTPHPVSASHPPPPHQPAVAYPPDGQPRHMGYENGPSMPPTPGVYRPTSYPPPTPTHQPSYESHGNYTPAAEPFYGVYTSSAAAKKKNTRASQACDQCRQLKAKCDETKPCKTCRDKGTECRYRDPVPKATDKAQADILEGITMVSHSINSLMEQVGRMDNKLGRLDSRVAKLESSVGSHPNSNYVKMDPVAEEELKTLPRSPFEGESETTPHYYNDTPRDLLGPATERVAMRLMAEDELEAEPGPPVPPGEPAIPINHTTLAGLLLDWPIIKDIVKPHLDTEGIRHISEYPISHEQNRGVLIVYGRGEDSHPSRHVREIPDHGQLDMVDDSSDTASPSPAADWGHLGGLSPADQVVEYKGGVLASDGNPDFSENKVWDYVQSFERNILNMHPIIQPKVLHEWVRHFLDTLPPMSTHSKPHKLPKGASSFAVGGMATNMVTETTGSKRKRSPGPDGMEVPSTPGGGRSGRPERSIHNALILTILALGKICLHRDRVYDAVHHLEPLPHGSPMAKNGIPPSPSQGSPPSTSSHSYSSGGPAASPKETERGFQSRRSSIHGGSAGINRSGLGLKKNYQAIPGLEYFAFATDILGNHAGAYKNMKNIYALIFAGLYHGQLARPMESFAFIHQASHKLQVIMRPSLDKLRRIKTEEMVMIRDAKYNQLALTFWSCLQLESDLIAELQLPPSGLLTYEENMPHPNMSLLEGFDQRVLDSYLAQLYLRKHLNSIHRMFYAPDKNKNKDDSEPKEFDPKFNNVGLVADAVSSMEWVAQSFAFKEDDPPAEEILAARLRAKYWGAQVITYRPFIRQILIWSDKMQNHPSSPHMHPVSEFRQGILAPVIDPSAKSRQDIQPMVIEYAKRGIKALIESTRAFHSLGSERPIITNVFGTAHAQWGNLLVLSACFKDEVLSSEIDAGLLMTLFTRTIQFLRQSSTATGSLRTDMHILEGIQRDLFTSGGDAKMSRSFSSSASLPTPKLPMAAPPPIPNPN